One window of Cryobacterium arcticum genomic DNA carries:
- a CDS encoding MSMEG_4193 family putative phosphomutase: MATVILVRHGRTTANATGMLAGRTAGVLLDDIGREQARLTGTRLAVVPVVGVVSSPLERCRETAEWILNEQTGTPVTPVEDDLTECDYGDWQGRSLSDLSTEKLWSVVQTQPSAVTFPNGEAMATMQSRSVAAIRRLDAAFEAEHGPGAVWVAVSHGDIIKSILADALGMHLDLFQRINVGPASVSIVRYGANRPSVIATNTDAGDLSWLAASTSAGDAPVGGGAGHQTPPASRA; the protein is encoded by the coding sequence ATGGCCACAGTCATCCTCGTGCGGCACGGACGCACCACCGCCAACGCCACCGGCATGCTGGCCGGCCGCACCGCCGGAGTGCTGCTCGACGACATCGGGAGGGAGCAGGCGCGCCTGACCGGGACCCGGCTGGCCGTGGTGCCGGTCGTGGGTGTGGTGTCCAGTCCGCTGGAGCGCTGCCGGGAGACCGCGGAGTGGATTCTCAACGAGCAGACCGGAACTCCCGTGACGCCTGTGGAGGACGACCTCACGGAGTGCGACTACGGCGACTGGCAGGGCCGCTCGCTCAGCGATCTCTCCACCGAGAAACTGTGGTCGGTGGTGCAGACGCAGCCCTCCGCCGTCACCTTCCCCAACGGCGAGGCGATGGCCACCATGCAGTCCCGCTCGGTCGCCGCGATCCGCCGCCTCGACGCGGCCTTCGAGGCCGAGCACGGCCCCGGCGCGGTGTGGGTGGCGGTGAGTCACGGCGACATCATCAAGTCGATCCTGGCCGACGCACTGGGTATGCACCTGGACCTGTTCCAGCGCATCAACGTGGGCCCGGCATCCGTCTCGATCGTGCGGTACGGCGCCAACCGGCCGAGCGTGATCGCCACCAACACGGATGCCGGCGACCTCTCCTGGCTGGCCGCGAGCACGTCCGCGGGCGACGCGCCGGTCGGCGGCGGGGCCGGACACCAGACGCCGCCGGCCTCACGCGCCTAA
- a CDS encoding flavodoxin domain-containing protein, with amino-acid sequence MTVLVGYSSKYGATEGIAERIAAALQSAGVDAEVHPVRDVHDPSRFDAFVIGASAYMGSWRKDATRFVQHHRDLLAQRPLWLFSSGPLGTEKTDDQGRDMLTQAVPKQFAEFTDSLTPRGTQVFYGAMNIAGLRGRDRLVSKMPAVEKILPDGDFRDWSAIDAWANTIAQDLSPSSRTVS; translated from the coding sequence ATGACGGTACTCGTCGGATATTCGAGCAAGTACGGCGCCACCGAGGGCATCGCCGAGCGCATCGCCGCCGCCCTGCAATCGGCAGGCGTCGACGCGGAAGTGCACCCGGTTCGAGATGTGCACGACCCGTCCCGCTTCGACGCGTTCGTGATCGGCGCATCCGCGTACATGGGGTCGTGGCGCAAGGACGCCACCCGGTTCGTGCAGCACCACCGGGACCTGCTAGCCCAACGACCCCTGTGGCTGTTCAGCAGCGGCCCGCTCGGCACCGAGAAGACGGATGACCAGGGTCGCGACATGCTGACCCAGGCGGTGCCGAAGCAGTTCGCCGAGTTCACGGACTCCCTCACGCCGCGGGGCACGCAGGTGTTCTACGGGGCGATGAACATCGCCGGGCTCCGCGGCCGGGACCGGCTGGTCAGCAAGATGCCGGCCGTGGAGAAGATCCTGCCGGACGGCGACTTCCGGGACTGGTCGGCCATCGACGCCTGGGCGAACACCATCGCCCAAGACCTGTCCCCCAGTTCGCGAACCGTGAGCTAA
- the arfB gene encoding alternative ribosome rescue aminoacyl-tRNA hydrolase ArfB, whose protein sequence is MDLEVSPTLTIPATELGWRFSRSSGPGGQHVNTSDSRVQVSWNIAESDVLTDDQRMLLLDRLDRRLVGGVVTIAASEQRSQLRNREIALVKLAELVDAALAPDGPSRRATKPTRGSGRRHLAAKQQRSATKQNRRRPAAE, encoded by the coding sequence ATGGATCTCGAGGTGTCGCCCACGCTGACGATTCCGGCGACGGAACTCGGTTGGCGGTTTTCCCGGTCGTCGGGCCCCGGCGGCCAGCACGTGAACACCTCGGACAGTCGGGTGCAGGTGTCCTGGAACATCGCCGAGTCAGACGTGCTCACCGACGACCAGCGGATGCTGCTGCTCGACCGCCTGGACCGGCGTCTGGTCGGCGGGGTGGTCACCATCGCCGCCTCCGAGCAGCGCTCCCAGCTGCGCAACCGGGAGATCGCGTTGGTGAAGCTCGCCGAGCTCGTGGACGCAGCGCTGGCGCCGGACGGGCCCAGCCGCCGGGCGACCAAGCCCACCCGTGGCTCTGGGCGGCGTCACCTCGCCGCGAAGCAGCAGCGCTCGGCCACCAAGCAGAACCGCCGCCGCCCCGCCGCCGAGTAG
- a CDS encoding SCO1664 family protein: MPPEDDLLAGALDLTGRITTASNATFFGTIDGVAVVYKPVAGESPLWDFPDGDLASREVAAYLVSQTFGWNVVPRTWLRDGPMGPGMVQLWQDADPEQDAVDLVSSDAVPDDWRRVLEGRDENDRLVSLIHEDTTALRRMAVFDIVVNNADRKGAHILPMSDGHRHGVDHGLTFHTDHKLRTVLWGWIGDELSADELAGIDRVSAALDGDLGDILAGLLTPAELAALAARCDRLRTRARFPEPEGEMPAVPWPLF; this comes from the coding sequence ATGCCGCCGGAGGACGATCTGCTCGCCGGTGCCCTCGACCTCACCGGCCGGATCACGACGGCGTCCAACGCCACCTTCTTCGGCACCATCGACGGAGTCGCCGTGGTGTACAAACCCGTGGCCGGGGAGAGCCCGCTCTGGGACTTCCCCGATGGCGACCTGGCCAGCCGCGAGGTGGCGGCCTACCTGGTCTCGCAGACGTTCGGCTGGAACGTCGTGCCGCGCACCTGGCTCCGCGACGGACCGATGGGTCCGGGCATGGTGCAGCTGTGGCAGGACGCCGATCCTGAGCAGGACGCCGTCGACCTTGTGTCGTCCGACGCCGTGCCCGACGATTGGCGCCGGGTGCTCGAGGGCCGGGACGAAAACGACCGGCTGGTCTCGCTCATCCACGAAGACACGACGGCGCTGCGCCGGATGGCCGTCTTTGACATCGTGGTGAACAACGCCGACCGCAAGGGTGCGCACATCCTGCCGATGAGCGACGGGCACCGGCACGGCGTCGACCACGGTCTTACCTTCCACACCGACCACAAGCTACGCACCGTGCTCTGGGGCTGGATCGGCGACGAGCTCAGCGCCGACGAACTCGCCGGCATCGACCGGGTCAGCGCGGCCCTGGACGGCGACCTCGGCGACATCCTGGCCGGCCTGCTCACCCCGGCCGAGCTGGCCGCCCTGGCCGCCCGCTGCGACCGGTTGCGCACCCGTGCCCGCTTCCCCGAACCGGAGGGCGAGATGCCTGCGGTGCCCTGGCCGCTGTTCTGA
- a CDS encoding VOC family protein, with protein sequence MNQNVHVITFATADLAAARSFYSTALGWTPLVDVPGEIIFYQVAPGTVLGLFDAEKFNRDLATGTDHSVVSGVTLSHNVGGPDEVHAVVTAMTAAGGRVIKAPQDGAFGGIFHAHVQDPNGIIWEIAHNPGWHVAADGAVSFG encoded by the coding sequence GTGAACCAGAACGTGCACGTCATCACCTTCGCCACGGCGGACCTGGCCGCGGCGCGGAGCTTCTACTCCACGGCGCTGGGCTGGACTCCACTGGTCGATGTGCCGGGCGAGATCATCTTCTACCAGGTCGCCCCCGGCACGGTGCTCGGCCTCTTCGACGCCGAGAAGTTCAACCGGGACCTCGCCACCGGAACTGACCACTCCGTCGTATCGGGCGTGACCCTCTCGCACAACGTCGGGGGTCCAGACGAGGTGCACGCCGTGGTCACGGCGATGACCGCCGCGGGCGGCCGGGTGATCAAGGCCCCGCAGGACGGTGCGTTCGGCGGCATCTTCCACGCCCACGTGCAGGACCCCAACGGCATCATCTGGGAGATCGCACACAACCCCGGCTGGCACGTCGCGGCAGACGGAGCCGTCAGCTTCGGCTGA
- a CDS encoding DUF3090 domain-containing protein, whose product MPTIVHEFAWPDRVVIGTVGPPGFRTFYLQVRTGPRIVSIALEKQQSALVAEKIDEILDQLMAHEGNPFSIPTSTPVELVDNDPLEQPVEEEFRTAAMSLGWDPSTVQIVLEAYRFDDEGTPELDPEALEPGETLMVRMPVGTARAFAKRTREVVGAGRPMCPLCGNPIDPDGHICPLPGD is encoded by the coding sequence ATGCCTACAATCGTCCATGAGTTCGCCTGGCCGGATCGGGTCGTCATCGGTACGGTCGGTCCGCCCGGCTTCCGCACCTTCTACCTGCAGGTGCGCACCGGGCCGCGCATCGTCAGCATCGCGCTGGAGAAACAGCAGTCGGCACTGGTCGCCGAGAAGATCGACGAGATCCTCGACCAGCTGATGGCCCACGAGGGCAACCCGTTCAGCATCCCCACCAGCACCCCGGTCGAACTTGTCGACAACGATCCGCTGGAGCAGCCTGTTGAGGAAGAGTTCCGCACGGCCGCCATGAGCCTGGGCTGGGACCCGTCGACGGTGCAGATCGTGCTCGAGGCGTACCGGTTCGACGACGAGGGCACCCCCGAACTCGACCCGGAGGCTCTCGAACCGGGGGAGACCCTGATGGTGCGGATGCCTGTGGGAACCGCCCGCGCGTTCGCCAAACGCACCCGCGAGGTCGTGGGTGCCGGCCGGCCCATGTGCCCGCTCTGTGGCAACCCGATCGACCCCGACGGTCATATCTGCCCGCTGCCCGGCGACTGA